A stretch of the Elusimicrobiaceae bacterium genome encodes the following:
- a CDS encoding bifunctional UDP-4-keto-pentose/UDP-xylose synthase produces MKVLILGVNGFIGHHLTRAIVEKTDWEVYGMDIADDRVRPMLGEKRFHFAEGDISIHREWIEYHVKKCDIVLPLVAIATPKVYVKDPLRVFNLDFEENLKIVRYCVAHKKHIVFPSTSEIYGMCADPEFNEDTSNLIVGPIHSQRWIYSVSKQLLDRVIWAYGQHSGLRFTIFRPFNWIGPGLDGLNAAKEGSSRVLTQFLWDILRGKPLQIVNGGSQRRCFTYVSDGVDGLVRIIGHQGKDHYGEIFNFGNPDADKSILELAETLVKVYNAHPLKPANLPAPRIEMVSQENFYGKDYQDMERRKPSVAKAKRILGWEPQVDFETAIRKTVDFYLDLYRRTPDAELEDNAEAL; encoded by the coding sequence ATGAAGGTACTGATCTTAGGCGTGAACGGTTTTATCGGACATCATCTTACCCGCGCTATTGTGGAGAAAACCGACTGGGAAGTTTACGGAATGGACATAGCCGACGACCGCGTCAGGCCCATGCTGGGCGAGAAACGGTTTCACTTCGCCGAGGGCGACATTTCCATTCACCGCGAATGGATCGAGTATCACGTCAAGAAGTGCGACATCGTGCTGCCGCTTGTGGCTATAGCCACTCCCAAGGTTTATGTGAAGGATCCGTTGCGGGTTTTCAATCTGGATTTCGAGGAAAACCTCAAAATCGTGCGCTATTGCGTGGCGCATAAAAAACACATCGTGTTCCCCTCCACTTCCGAGATTTACGGCATGTGCGCCGACCCGGAATTCAACGAAGACACGTCCAACCTTATCGTCGGGCCCATCCACAGCCAGCGGTGGATCTACAGCGTTTCCAAACAGCTGCTCGACCGGGTTATCTGGGCCTACGGCCAGCATTCCGGCCTGCGTTTTACGATTTTCCGGCCTTTTAACTGGATCGGCCCCGGGCTTGACGGCCTTAACGCCGCCAAGGAAGGTTCTTCGCGGGTGCTGACCCAGTTTTTGTGGGATATCCTGCGCGGCAAGCCGCTCCAGATTGTTAACGGCGGTTCCCAGCGGCGGTGTTTCACCTATGTGTCGGACGGGGTGGACGGGCTGGTGCGAATCATCGGGCATCAGGGCAAAGATCATTACGGCGAGATCTTCAATTTCGGCAATCCTGACGCGGACAAGTCAATTCTGGAGCTGGCTGAAACGCTGGTGAAAGTTTACAACGCGCATCCGCTCAAGCCGGCCAATCTGCCTGCCCCGCGCATCGAAATGGTCAGCCAGGAGAATTTCTACGGCAAGGATTATCAGGACATGGAACGGCGCAAGCCGTCAGTAGCCAAGGCCAAGCGGATCCTGGGCTGGGAGCCGCAGGTGGATTTCGAAACCGCGATCCGCAAGACAGTTGATTTCTATCTGGATCTGTACCGCCGCACGCCCGACGCGGAACTGGAAGACAACGCCGAGGCTCTCTGA